Within Candidatus Polarisedimenticolia bacterium, the genomic segment AACTCAGGATCGAACTGGTTCGGAGAGTCGTTGATGTTGATTTTCGTCAGGTCCACCGGCTGGTTCGTGGTCAGGTCGAAGAGCTCGACGATCTTCGGCGGAAGCGCGTTGGTCGCGTCGAGGTTGAGGCCGCCGCAACTGAAGGTGAGCTTCAAGGGCCGCGTCTTGCCCAGCGCGAAGGGCTTCGGGGGCATGGGCAGCGAGCGCGGATCGTCCTCGGGAAAGGCGACGGCCATGGGGGCATACAGCCCCACGAAGCCGTCAAAGCCGTTCTGGATGTTGGTCGGATCGCACTTGCTGCCGATGCCGAGCGTCAGCGGCACGTCCTCGGAGACGGGGTTGCCGTTGGCCGAGCCGGTGAAGTGCAGCAGGAAGATGCGCGAGGTGTCGCCCAGGTAGTTGGCGTCCGTCGACAGGACGAACGAGCTGTTCCCCAGCTTGGGCGTCACCGCCGGAGGCGTGGAGCAGTTGCCGGTGGTGGCGGGTGTCCCCGGAATGTCGGGATAGCAGGCGGTGTCGGTCGAGATCGACACCGTCGTCGGGTTGTTGATTCCGTCGTTGGGCGTGAGATCCTGGGCGGGGCTGGAGATCTTGGCGCAGCCGCCGAAGAGGGTCGCGTACCCGGTATTGGCTACCGACACGTTGACCTTGACCGACTCGCCGGGCTGCCATAATCCGTCGCCGCTGGTGTCCTGGATGCTCACCGCGATCGGGCTGAGCGACATGGCGATCGTGCCGTTGGCCGGGCGGCTGGTATCGGGCACCAGCTGCAGGAACGGTCCGACGAAGGCGGAGCTGCCGTCGAGGCAGAGGTCGGTCGTGGGGTTCGGCGTGCTGCCGTCCAGGCAGACGTGGATGAAGCTCAGCACCTCTTTCGCCAGATAGCTCGCCGAGTTGCAGTTCAACGAGGTGCTCTGGCCCGAGGGAACCGTCTGGGTGGCCGCCTGCGTCTCGCAGACGGGCGCGGGGGGAGGCAGCGTGACGAGTACCTCCGGAGCGGCCAAAAGGTTGGAGGAGTTGGTGCCGGCTCCGGAGATGCAGAAGCAGGAGTTCCCCTGGCTGCAGGCGCCCTGTCCCGTGGACGGGCAGAGGGTGTTGCAGTTCACGCCGCAGCCGCCGCAGTTCTCGGCGTCGGTGTGGACGTTGACGCATTCGTTGTTGCAGGCCGTCTGCAAAGGCGAGATACAGGTGAAGCAGGCGGAGTTGGCGCAGATCTGGTTCGTTCCGCACGCGTGCCCGCAGGAACCGCAGTTCAGCGGATCGGAGGTGAGATCGACGCAATCGGCGCCGCACAGGGTCTGGCCGATGGGACAGGACGCCACGCAGGCACCGTTGTCGCAGAACTGGCCGTGCAGCGTGTCGCAATGGATCCCGCAGCCCCCGCAGTTGCTCTCGTCGGTCAGGTAGTCGACGCAGGTGCCGCTGCAGTTGAGCTGGTTCGGAAACGGACAGCACCCGGGAGGTCCGGCGTCCAGATGGGCGGTCACGGCGCCGGCGGTGTAGTTGGTCAGCGTCGTGTTGTAGTTGACCTGGCCCGATCCGCCCTGCTGCGAGCTGGTCGTGGCGGTGACCAGGGTTTTCGGCGGGCTGAAGAAGGTGACCAGGCTGGAGGTGAGCGACGTGTTGGAGAGCGTCACGCCGGAGGTGCTGAGCGAGCGCCCCGGAACAACGAACGGTCCGCGCGAAGTTCCCACGGGAAGTCCGGCCGTGGCCGTGAAGCAGATGTCATTGGTGCAGTTTTGGCCGGTGTAGGAGTAGATCGCCGAGGAAGTCTGCCAGGTCCACTTCGTGCCCACGCCCGTGGAGGTCCCGGCCGCCAGCGTGCCGTTCCAGGATCCCGGGCCCGCATTGGCCCATTTGAAAGTAAAGGCATTTCCGATCGACTTGTTCGTGAGGACGTTCTCGATCTTCGCGGGGTAGGTCGACAGCACGTTCAAGGTGACGCTGCTCTCGGCCGTCCCGTTTCCATCCAGGTCGACCGCCTTCGTAGCGGCCCGGACGATCAATCCTCCCAGAGTCACCATTGCTGCGAGGATGAGAAGGTACGTACAAGTACGTAGGACATGTCGTCGACGCATAAAATCCCCCGCTGAAATCGGCCCTCGCCGTCGCCCTGTCGCGATTTTGTTAGAATGCTTCCTCGATTGATCTTGCTGACCGGTTATTATAACGACGGATCCGCCCCACTGGGGCAAGCTTTTTCAATCTTTCACGCCGAAGCCCGGGAAGACGAGCGGGGGAGGGGGACCCTTGTGAAGCGGCCCGTTTATCGTCTCCGGTTCTGGGGAGTGCGGGGAACCGTCCCCAGCCCGGCAGCGGACAAGCTCGAATTCGGCGGCAACACCATCTGTCTCTCCGCCGCCCTGGGGGACCGGGACTACCTGATTCTCGATTGCGGCAGCGGCCTCCGGCTGCTCGGGAGCCAGCTGGTGGGGCTGCGCAACCGCACCTCCCGCCGGTATCATATCTTCCTGAGCCACTATCACTTCGACCACGTCGAAGGGCTCCCTTATTTTCCGCCGCTTTACGATCCCCACAGCATCATCACGTTCCATGGCTTCCGTTCCGGCCGGAAGTCGCCCCAGAAGATTCTGGAGACTCTGATAGCCCCGCCCTACTTCCCGGTCAAGCTCGCGGGGGTCCCTGCCCGGCTCCGGTACAAGACGGACGAAAGCTCTCCGTGGACGTTCAAAGATGTTCGCATCAGTTCTCTCCCCTTGCGTCATCCCAACGGCTCGCTCTCCTACCGGCTGGAGCACGCCGGCCGGCGGATCGTCTTCGCCACCGACCACGAGCACGGCGACGCCAAGACCGATCAGGCGCTGATCCGGTTCGCCGATCGCGCCGATTACCTGATCTACGACGCCACCTACATTCCGGGGGAATACGAGAGCCTGAGGCGGGGATGGGGGCACAGCACCTGGTACGCCGCGGTCCAGACCGCCCGCGCCGCCCGCGTCAAGACCCTGGTGCTCTTCCACCACCACCCCGATCACTCCGACCGGGACTTGAAGGAGATCCTGAGAGTGGCCCGCAAGGAGCTTCCGTCCACCCTGGCGGCGCGGGAAGGTATGGAACTGCCTTTTTAGTGTCGCGTCCCAGAAATCCCGTTGCATTCGACCGTCGATCCATCCCGGCTGGCTTCGTTGCACCTCGCTTACGTACCGGCTTCGGGTACGCCGCGCTCGGCGCGCCTTGCCATCCGGGGCGCCTCGAAGGTCTCGATGCTAACGTGATTTCTGAAACGCGATACTATTCTATTAGTTAGCGGATAGTTAGGAGGGAAGGCGGCGGACGAGCAGCATCGTCATGTCGTCGATCTGAGGGCTCAGACCGCCGAAGCGCTCCACCTCCCGGACGATGAGCTCCAGAAGGCGCGACATCGGCTCCTGCTGATGGCGCCGGACCAGCTCCCCGACCCGGGCCTGCCCGAACGGCTCCGACAGGGCGTTTTCGTGCTCGAAGATGCCGTCGGTGATCAGGGCCAGGATGTCGCCGGGGTCGAGCTGGTGCATGCGCGGAGAGGGCAGCGCCATCCCCGCGACGAAGCCCAAAGGAATCGTGGACGCTCCGAGCCAGTCGCACTGCTCCGTGGCGGCGTGGAAGTGGAGGAGCGGCCCCTGACCTCCCGCGTGATAGATCACCCGGTGGCGCTCGGTGTCCAGCAACCCCAGGAAGGCCGTGACGAACCGGTTGTCGGGAAGGTCCTCGACCAGCTGGTCGTTGATGTGGCGAAAGGCGTCGTCCAGATCGGCGCCGAGCCGGACGGCCATCCGCAGCATCGCCCGCACCTGCGTGACCGAAAGCGCGGGGCCGAGGCCGTGCCCGGTGGCGTCCCCGAGCAGGAGCATGAGCCGGTTTCCGTCCATGCCGATGATGTCGAAGATGTCGCCGCCGGTCTGATTGGCCGGGCGGCTCCAGCCGGCCAGGTCGTAGCCGGCGAGTCGCGGCACGGCTCGCGGCAGGACCCTGATTTGAATGTCCCGCGCGACCGCGAGCTCCCGCTCCATCTTCTCCTTCTCCACGAGATCGGCGAGCATCTGGGTCCGCTGGATCGCCACGGCGCACTGCGCGGCGAG encodes:
- a CDS encoding GAF domain-containing SpoIIE family protein phosphatase, with amino-acid sequence MERILEVTRRLATPIDLTALLTEVIDAARTVLRADRGSVFLYDPRTRELYTTVATGVGSLRFPANRGIVGECAETRRLINVPDCYADSRFNRESDLKTGYRTRCLLTVPLIGYNDSLVGVMQVLNKDTGVFTEEDQGIATALAAQCAVAIQRTQMLADLVEKEKMERELAVARDIQIRVLPRAVPRLAGYDLAGWSRPANQTGGDIFDIIGMDGNRLMLLLGDATGHGLGPALSVTQVRAMLRMAVRLGADLDDAFRHINDQLVEDLPDNRFVTAFLGLLDTERHRVIYHAGGQGPLLHFHAATEQCDWLGASTIPLGFVAGMALPSPRMHQLDPGDILALITDGIFEHENALSEPFGQARVGELVRRHQQEPMSRLLELIVREVERFGGLSPQIDDMTMLLVRRLPS
- a CDS encoding MBL fold metallo-hydrolase, with product MKRPVYRLRFWGVRGTVPSPAADKLEFGGNTICLSAALGDRDYLILDCGSGLRLLGSQLVGLRNRTSRRYHIFLSHYHFDHVEGLPYFPPLYDPHSIITFHGFRSGRKSPQKILETLIAPPYFPVKLAGVPARLRYKTDESSPWTFKDVRISSLPLRHPNGSLSYRLEHAGRRIVFATDHEHGDAKTDQALIRFADRADYLIYDATYIPGEYESLRRGWGHSTWYAAVQTARAARVKTLVLFHHHPDHSDRDLKEILRVARKELPSTLAAREGMELPF